A genomic stretch from Bos javanicus breed banteng chromosome 3, ARS-OSU_banteng_1.0, whole genome shotgun sequence includes:
- the LOC133245221 gene encoding WASH complex subunit 1-like codes for MTQHSLAGQIYAVPLIQPDLRLEEAIQQVADALQYLQKVSGDIFSRISQRVELSRSQLQAIGERVSLAQAKIEKIKGSKKAIKVFSSAKYPAPERLQEYGSIFTGAQDPGLQRRPRHRIQSKHRPLDERALQEKLKFFPVCVNTKPEPEDEAEEGLGGLPSNISSVSSLLLFDTTENLYKKYVFLDPLAGAVTKTHVMLGAETEKLFDAPLSISRREQLERQVPENYFYVPDLGQVPDIDVPSYLPDLPGVADDLMYSADLGPGIAPSAPGAIPELPTFHTEVAQPFKPDLEDGVLTARPPPPPPPPPPPAPAVLMSVPPPPPPPQAPPGQPNRGDDSGGASPSAPVQGAPKEVVDPSSGRATLLESIRQAGGIGKAKLHSVKERKLEKKKQKEQEQVRATSQGGDLMSDLFNKLAMRRKGISGKGPGSGASEGPGGAFARMSDSIPPLPPPQQPPGEEDEDNWES; via the coding sequence ATGACCCAGCATTCCTTGGCCGGTCAGATCTATGCAGTGCCCCTCATTCAGCCAGACCTGCGGCTAGAGGAGGCCATCCAGCAGGTGGCGGATGCCCTGCAGTACCTCCAAAAGGTCTCCGGAGACATCTTCAGCAGGATCTCCCAGCGAGTAGAGCTCAGCCGGAGTCAGCTGCAGGCCATCGGGGAGAGGGTGTCCTTGGCCCAGGCCAAGATCGAGAAGATCAAGGGCAGCAAGAAAGCCATCAAGGTGTTCTCCAGCGCCAAGTACCCTGCCCCTGAGCGCCTGCAGGAGTACGGCTCCATCTTCACGGGGGCCCAGGACCCCGGCCTGCAGAGGCGTCCCCGACACAGGATCCAGAGCAAGCACCGCCCCCTGGACGAGCGGGCCCTGCAGGAGAAGCTGAAATTCTTCCCCGTGTGTGTGAACACCAAGCCGGAGCCTGAAGACGAGGCTGAGGAAGGGCTGGGCGGGCTCCCCAGCAACATCAGCTCTGTCAGCTCCCTGCTGCTCTTCGACACCACCGAGAACCTGTACAAGAAGTATGTCTTCCTGGACCCCCTGGCCGGTGCTGTCACAAAGACCCATGTGATGCTGGGGGCCGAGACAGAGAAGCTGTTCGATGCCCCTTTGTCCATCAGCAGGAGAGAGCAGCTGGAGCGGCAGGTCCCGGAGAACTACTTCTACGTGCCCGACCTGGGCCAGGTGCCGGACATCGACGTACCGTCCTACCTGCCTGACCTGCCAGGCGTGGCCGATGACCTCATGTACAGCGCGGATCTGGGCCCTGGCATCGCCCCCTCTGCTCCTGGCGCCATTCCCGAGCTGCCCACCTTCCACACGGAGGTGGCCCAGCCCTTCAAGCCAGACCTCGAGGATGGGGTGCTGACGGCACGCCCACCGCCCCCGCCACCTCCACCGCCTCCCCCAGCTCCAGCCGTGCTGATGAGTGTCCCCCCACCTCCGCCCCCGCCACAGGCCCCGCCAGGACAGCCCAACAGGGGGGACGACAGCGGGGGTGCATCCCCTTCAGCCCCGGTCCAAGGAGCGCCCAAGGAAGTGGTTGACCCCTCCAGTGGCCGGGCCACTCTGCTAGAGTCCATCCGCCAGGCCGGGGGCATCGGCAAGGCCAAGCTCCACAGTGTCAAGGAGCGCAAGCTGGAGAAGAAgaagcagaaggagcaggagcaaGTGAGAGCCACCAGCCAGGGCGGGGACCTGATGTCGGACCTTTTCAACAAGCTGGCCATGAGGCGCAAAGGCATCTCCGGGAAAGGACCTGGGTCCGGGGCCAGCGAGGGGCCAGGGGGAGCCTTCGCCCGGATGTCAGACTCCATCCCGCCCCTGCCTCCCCCACAACAGCCCCCGGGCGAGGAAGACGAAGATAACTGGGAGTCCTAG